TGTGGCAGAAAGGCAAGACAAAACAATATTACAGCGAGCTTACCGACACACTGCGCGAATATATTGAAGATCGTTTTGGTATTCGGGCAATGGAGCAAACCAGCGACGAAACCATTGAAAGTTTCCGCCAACAAAAAGGACTGGTTAGCGATAAAAACTTTGCGAATCTTACACAACTGCTGCAAACGGCCGACCTGGTAAAATTTGCCAAGTATCAGCCGCTGCCCGACGACGATAACCTGTCGCTGGTAAATGCCTATTTCTTTGTGAACGACACGAAAAAAGAGGAACAGAAAAAGGCTGATAGCAAAGACGCTGACAAAGGAGATGATGATGAAAATGTTGAAGAAGTTGAGATAAAATAAAAAGAGATGTTTGAAGGATTGACATTTAAAAACCCTGAGCTGTTTCACATTCTGTGGGTATTGATTCCCATGGTGGCGTGGTATGTGTTCAGGCAGAAAAAAAATACCGCAAGCATCCAGGTTTCATCCACTGCTTCGGTACTAAAAGCCCCAAAAACCATAAGGCATTATTTACGCCACCTGATATTTGTATGCCTGCTAATCGCAATCAGTTTTTTTGTGGTTGTTCTGGCCCGTCCGCAATCCTCGAGAAACTGGGAAAAAAGTGAAACAGAAGGTATCGACATCGTTATTGCGCTTGATATTTCAAGCTCGATGCTGGCACAGGATTTTCAGCCCGACCGCCTGGAGGCTGCAAAAAATGTGGCAATGGAATTTATTGCGGGGCGTGAATACGACAGAATGGGCCTGGTGGTTTTTGCCGGCGAAGCATTTACGCAGTGTCCGCTGACAACCGACCGTGCCGTGTTGCTCAACCTGTTTAAAGATATTGAAAGTGGCATGATTGAAGATGGAACAGCTATCGGAAACGGACTGGCCACATCGGTTGCCCGCCTAAAAGACAGTGAAGCCATCAGCCGCGTGGTAATTTTATTAACCGACGGAGAAAATAACCGCGGGGAAGTTGCTC
The nucleotide sequence above comes from uncultured Draconibacterium sp.. Encoded proteins:
- a CDS encoding VWA domain-containing protein, whose protein sequence is MFEGLTFKNPELFHILWVLIPMVAWYVFRQKKNTASIQVSSTASVLKAPKTIRHYLRHLIFVCLLIAISFFVVVLARPQSSRNWEKSETEGIDIVIALDISSSMLAQDFQPDRLEAAKNVAMEFIAGREYDRMGLVVFAGEAFTQCPLTTDRAVLLNLFKDIESGMIEDGTAIGNGLATSVARLKDSEAISRVVILLTDGENNRGEVAPVTAAEIAKTFGIRVYTVGVGSIGTAPYPVQTQFGIQLRDMPVKIDEETLQEISSLTDGQYFRATSNTKLEEIYKEIDALEKSKIEVREFSRKSEEFMPFALLGALFLIVSLFLRLTIFRSIP